One segment of Sinorhizobium sp. BG8 DNA contains the following:
- the cheB gene encoding chemotaxis response regulator protein-glutamate methylesterase, with product MTAAARVLVVDDSATMRGLITAVLNADPGVEVVGQAGDAMEARNAIKQLNPDVVTLDIEMPNMNGLEFLDKIMRLRPMPVIMVSTLTHRGAEASLMALEIGAFDCVGKPQPGDPRPFGDLAEKVKAAARSQRRAVTAAAQPVTNTAVGSFRPGRRIVAIGASTGGVEALIAVLQKFPVNCPPTVITQHMPPTFTKSFAERLNRLCAPVVEEATDGARLEIGKIYLAPGGDRHLQIANAMAPCCRLLDRDPVNGHRPSVDVLFDSVAELAGRNAVGVILTGMGRDGAAGLLKMRHAGARTIGQNEKTCIVYGMPRVAFELGAVEHQFPLASIGEEILKITAARKEGSE from the coding sequence ATGACGGCAGCAGCACGTGTTCTTGTCGTCGATGACTCCGCGACGATGCGGGGCCTGATCACGGCCGTCCTCAATGCCGATCCGGGTGTCGAAGTGGTGGGCCAGGCCGGCGACGCCATGGAGGCACGAAACGCCATCAAGCAGCTCAATCCCGATGTCGTCACGCTCGACATCGAGATGCCGAACATGAACGGGCTCGAGTTTCTCGACAAGATCATGCGGCTGCGGCCCATGCCGGTCATCATGGTCTCGACGCTCACCCATCGGGGTGCAGAGGCCTCGCTGATGGCGCTCGAAATCGGCGCGTTCGACTGTGTCGGCAAACCGCAGCCGGGCGATCCGAGGCCCTTCGGCGATCTGGCGGAGAAGGTCAAGGCTGCAGCCCGCTCGCAGCGCCGCGCCGTCACCGCCGCCGCCCAGCCGGTCACCAACACGGCGGTCGGCAGCTTCCGTCCGGGTCGTCGGATCGTAGCCATCGGTGCCTCCACCGGTGGGGTCGAGGCCCTGATTGCCGTCCTTCAGAAGTTTCCGGTCAACTGCCCGCCTACGGTCATCACGCAGCACATGCCGCCGACGTTCACGAAGAGCTTCGCGGAGCGCCTGAACAGGCTCTGCGCGCCCGTGGTCGAGGAAGCGACGGACGGCGCGCGGCTCGAAATCGGCAAGATCTATCTGGCGCCGGGTGGTGACAGGCATCTGCAGATCGCCAACGCGATGGCGCCGTGCTGCCGGCTGCTCGACAGGGATCCCGTCAACGGGCACCGCCCGTCGGTCGACGTATTGTTCGATTCGGTTGCGGAACTCGCCGGCCGCAACGCCGTCGGCGTAATCTTGACCGGCATGGGCCGTGACGGCGCGGCCGGTCTCTTGAAAATGCGTCATGCAGGGGCGCGGACCATCGGTCAGAACGAAAAAACCTGCATCGTTTATGGAATGCCGAGAGTGGCTTTCGAACTTGGTGCCGTAGAGCACCAATTTCCGCTCGCGTCCATCGGGGAGGAAATCTTGAAGATCACTGCGGCCCGGAAGGAAGGGAGCGAATAA
- a CDS encoding response regulator → MSIAEKIKVLIVDDQVTSRLLLGDALQQLGFKQITAAGDGEQGMKIMAQQPHHLVISDFNMPKMDGLVFLQNVRANPATKKAAFIILTAQGDRALVQKAAALGANNVLAKPFTIDKMKAAIEAVFGSLK, encoded by the coding sequence ATGTCTATCGCTGAAAAAATCAAAGTACTCATCGTTGACGACCAGGTGACGAGCCGGTTGCTGCTGGGAGATGCCCTGCAGCAGCTCGGTTTCAAGCAGATCACTGCGGCCGGTGACGGCGAGCAGGGCATGAAGATCATGGCCCAGCAGCCGCATCACCTCGTCATCTCCGACTTCAACATGCCGAAGATGGACGGCCTGGTGTTTCTCCAGAACGTCCGCGCGAACCCGGCGACCAAGAAGGCGGCGTTCATCATCCTGACGGCACAGGGCGACCGCGCGCTGGTCCAGAAGGCGGCAGCGCTCGGCGCCAACAACGTTCTCGCGAAGCCGTTTACCATCGACAAGATGAAAGCGGCCATCGAAGCCGTATTCGGATCGCTGAAATGA
- the cheD gene encoding chemoreceptor glutamine deamidase CheD, with amino-acid sequence MIAEAGARRVHVIQGEYKVVNDPEVVLTTILGSCVAACMRDPVAGVGGMNHFLLPGSVDALAAGGDATRYGVHLMELLINGLLKQGARRDRLEAKIFGGAKTIARFSNVGEQNARFARQFLMDEGIQIVGESTGGEHGRKLEYWPSSGRARQYALTGVETQKTVALEQRPAPVVKPVDNGIEFF; translated from the coding sequence ATGATAGCAGAAGCGGGTGCACGCCGTGTCCACGTGATACAGGGCGAATACAAGGTCGTGAACGATCCAGAGGTGGTTTTGACCACGATCCTTGGCTCCTGTGTCGCAGCATGCATGCGTGACCCAGTTGCCGGGGTGGGCGGGATGAATCACTTCCTTCTTCCCGGATCCGTCGATGCGCTGGCAGCCGGTGGCGATGCGACCCGTTACGGGGTGCATCTCATGGAGCTCCTGATCAACGGTCTGCTGAAACAGGGCGCCCGCCGTGACCGGCTGGAGGCCAAGATCTTCGGCGGCGCCAAGACGATCGCCCGCTTCTCGAACGTTGGGGAACAGAACGCGCGCTTTGCACGGCAGTTCCTGATGGACGAGGGCATCCAGATCGTCGGTGAAAGCACGGGCGGCGAGCATGGACGCAAGCTGGAATACTGGCCTTCCTCCGGAAGAGCGCGCCAATATGCGCTGACCGGTGTGGAGACGCAGAAGACGGTCGCTCTGGAGCAGCGTCCGGCGCCGGTCGTCAAGCCGGTCGACAACGGAATCGAATTCTTCTGA
- the fliF gene encoding flagellar basal-body MS-ring/collar protein FliF, whose product MNLLEQLKNVFNNLASLGQAKIAMLAGAGIVSIGLVLAAGLYVNKPSYETLYVGLETSDLNRISTALAEANMDFQTGSDGASIQVPVGQTGKARLFLAERGLPSSSNSGYELFDKVGSLGLTSFMQEVTRVRALEGEIARTIQEISGVSAARVHIVMPDRGNFRKAEQKPTASVMIRAGATSGRQAAASIRHLVAASVPGLNVEDVTILDSSGQLLASGDDAQNGDLNRSLNIVQQVQGEVENNIEKALAPFLGMDNFRASVMATLNTDQQQTQETVFDPESRVERSVRVTKESQKSNQQTLQKPATVEQNIPQGGPEGGTGPQSSDEADKKEEQTNYEINSKTVATVRSSYKVEKLSVAVVVNNGRIAAMVGEPADQAKIDAYIEEMKKIVASAAGLSPDRGDVVTVTAMTFLDNQLLDEAVPSPGIMETLTRNLGGIINALAFVAVAFLVVWFGLRPAVRTISGASGAAALESDTAGLELPDFSPAAGVAAPGATLMDGFGADFGFDSTDDLLSADDGDGAFNRRVKEGPERRLARMVEISEERAAKILRKWAIEEAA is encoded by the coding sequence ATGAATCTGTTGGAACAGCTGAAGAATGTCTTCAACAACCTGGCATCATTGGGCCAGGCCAAAATCGCGATGCTCGCGGGTGCGGGTATCGTATCGATCGGACTGGTGCTGGCGGCCGGGCTTTACGTCAACAAGCCGTCCTATGAGACCCTGTATGTCGGTCTCGAGACCTCCGATCTCAACCGAATCAGCACTGCGCTCGCAGAAGCGAACATGGATTTCCAGACCGGGTCGGATGGTGCCAGCATTCAGGTGCCGGTCGGGCAAACGGGCAAGGCCCGCTTGTTCCTGGCCGAGCGCGGACTGCCCAGCTCCTCCAATTCCGGCTACGAACTCTTCGACAAGGTCGGCTCCCTCGGCCTCACCTCGTTCATGCAGGAAGTAACGCGCGTTCGGGCTCTCGAAGGCGAAATCGCACGAACGATCCAGGAGATCAGCGGCGTATCCGCCGCCCGCGTCCACATCGTCATGCCGGACCGCGGCAATTTCCGAAAGGCCGAACAGAAGCCCACCGCCTCGGTCATGATTCGCGCCGGCGCCACTTCCGGCCGCCAGGCCGCCGCTTCGATCCGTCACCTCGTTGCCGCCTCCGTTCCCGGCCTCAACGTGGAGGACGTTACGATCCTCGACTCCTCGGGCCAGTTGCTCGCCTCCGGCGACGACGCGCAGAATGGCGACCTCAACCGGTCGCTGAACATCGTCCAGCAGGTCCAGGGCGAAGTCGAGAACAACATCGAGAAGGCGCTCGCTCCCTTCCTCGGCATGGACAACTTCCGTGCCAGCGTCATGGCGACACTCAACACGGACCAGCAGCAGACGCAGGAAACCGTGTTCGACCCGGAATCCCGCGTCGAGCGTTCAGTGCGGGTGACCAAGGAGAGCCAGAAGTCGAATCAGCAGACCCTTCAGAAGCCGGCCACCGTCGAGCAGAACATTCCGCAGGGCGGACCGGAAGGCGGGACAGGCCCGCAGTCCAGCGACGAAGCCGACAAGAAGGAAGAGCAGACCAACTACGAAATCAACAGCAAGACCGTTGCGACTGTCCGCAGCAGCTACAAGGTTGAGAAACTCTCGGTCGCCGTCGTCGTCAACAACGGTCGCATCGCCGCGATGGTGGGCGAGCCTGCCGACCAGGCAAAGATCGACGCCTACATCGAGGAAATGAAGAAGATCGTGGCCTCTGCGGCCGGTCTCAGCCCCGATCGCGGCGACGTCGTCACCGTGACGGCAATGACCTTCCTCGACAACCAGCTTCTTGACGAGGCCGTGCCTAGCCCAGGCATCATGGAGACGCTGACACGCAATCTGGGTGGCATCATCAATGCGCTCGCCTTCGTTGCCGTCGCCTTCCTGGTCGTCTGGTTCGGTCTGCGCCCTGCAGTACGCACCATCAGCGGCGCCAGCGGTGCGGCCGCCCTCGAAAGCGACACTGCGGGTCTCGAACTGCCTGACTTCTCGCCCGCCGCCGGTGTCGCCGCTCCAGGTGCCACCCTCATGGATGGCTTCGGCGCGGACTTCGGCTTCGACAGCACCGACGACCTGCTCAGTGCCGACGATGGCGACGGCGCCTTCAATCGCCGCGTCAAGGAAGGACCCGAGCGCCGTCTCGCACGGATGGTCGAGATCAGCGAAGAGCGCGCTGCCAAGATCCTCCGCAAGTGGGCGATTGAAGAGGCGGCCTAG